Genomic segment of Truepera radiovictrix DSM 17093:
CGGGCGGATCAACGTGCAGGCGCTGACCATGCCGCGCCCCGGCGCGACTTTCGGCCCCGGCGACAGCCTCGAGCAGCGCGCCCTCACGACCCTCCAGGTCCGCTTGCAGCAGGGCGCTCTGCAGGACGTAGGTGTTGCCAGCGGGGCGCCCGCCGGCGGCGCCCCCGCGCGGCTCGTCGCGCTCTTTGACGAAGCGCTCATCAGCGTCCCCGACTACCTCGGCGCCGCGCCGCAACCGGACGCGCCCATCGCCACGCCAACGGGAAACCGCCAGCTCATCCGCGACGACACCCTGCGGACACCCGCCACGCTCATCCTGGGAGCGCCGCAGAGCAACCGCTTCACCCTCGTCCCACCCCCGCAGCAGGGCGCCGCACCGGTTCCCGTCAACGGCTTTGTACGCGCCGAAGCGGCGGTGATCCAGGAGAGCGCCGGCGCTGGCTCCGGCTTCGTCTACTTCGCCTCGAGCCTCTCGGGGGCGCAGCTCTCGGTCTTCGACCTGCGCGGGTACCGCGAGGGGAGTGCGCTGAGCGCGGTGCCCTTCGCGGTACCCGAGATCACGCAGCCGAGCTTTGTCACCTGGGTGCAGGCGGCGCCGAGCTTGCCGAGCGCGCCCTAAGAGTGCTCGCGCTCCCTAGGGGCGTGCTCGGCGCGCGCTTCCGGCCCCCCGCCCAAAGCGGGCTTCTGCCCCTCGCCCCAGTAGAGCGTGACGTGCGGGTAGGGGATCTCGATGCCCTCCCTTTCCAAACGGTTTTTGATGCGCCGCCGGAACTCGCGCGAGACCCCCCACTGCTCTTTGGGGAGCGTGCGGAAAAGCACCCGGATCACCACCCCCGACGCGCCGAGCGCCTCGACCCCGGTCACCTCGGGGAGCCCCACGACGCGCCAGCTCCAACCGAGCGCCTCGGTGAGCTTTTCCGCCTCGTCGGTGATGACCTCGAGCGCCCGGTCGAGGTCGCTGCGGTAACTCACCTCGACGTCGACCACCGCGCGCGACCAGTCTTTGCTGGCGACCGTCACCTTGTCGATCTGCCCGTTCGGGATGACGTGCACCTGACCGTCGAGCGAACGCAGCGTGGTGATGCGCAGGTTCACGCTCTCCACCGCGCCCGAAAAGTTGCCGATGGTGACGACGTCGCCGACGCCGAACTGGTCCTCGGCGAGGATGAAAAACCCGGTGATGACGTCTTTGACCAAGGACTGCGCGCCGAAGGAGACCGCCAGACCCAAAATCCCGACCCCGGTAAGCAGCGCCGAGACGTTCGCCCCCGCTTGCGCCAGGACGAACAGGACGAAAAAGGTAATGAGCACGATGCGCGCGCTTGACTCGACGACGTTGCGGATCGTGGCGGCCCGCGCGACCTGACGCTCGAAGCGCTGGCCGCTAATGGGCGTGAGCGCCCGCGCCGTTTTGCGCACGAGGCGCAGGAGCACGTAGATAAGCGCCCCGACGATGATCACGCTGATGATCCGCCCGAGCCCGCCGCCGAGGAGCCAGTCGCGCACCGCCAGGGCGAGCGTCTGCAGGATCGGCACGCGGTGGCGCAGGGCGAAGAGCCCGAGCGTGAGTAGAGCGCCCAGCACCGCCGAGGCGGTGATCAAATAGCGCCGCAGCACCATCGTCCGCCCCCGCTCGGCCTCCTTCTGCGCGTCGTCCCACAGCTCGCGCTTGGCGATGACGTCGCGAGCGGCGCGCGCCCAGCGGTCGATAAAAAACCAGAGCGCGCCGAAGAGCAAAAGCCCGATACCGAGGTCGACGAAGAGGTTGCCGAAAAACTGCAGCGGTGCGGTCTGCACGTCCGTCCACAGCTCGGTGAGCCACGTCGTGTCCTGCACCTCGGCGATGACGTTGAGTTCGAGCAGGGGGACCTCGAGCAGCTCCGCTGCCGTCCCCTCGGCCCCCCCCGTCGGGTCCGCGGTCGCGGCGCCCGTGGGGGCGTCCGGTGCAGCTTCGTCGGCAGGGGCCGTGCCCTGAAAGAGGGAGTTCAACAGGTTAGCCAAAAGACACCTCGTTTCGCGCGGGAAGGAGCGCGTGAGCGTCTACCCGGAGCTTCGGCTGAACCGAGATGAGCGTAGGGTGTTGCATGGGCCTACGCAGTAAGGGATAACAGCGCGCGTCTGTCGAGTACTGCAGGGCGCCAAAGCGCTACGGGGCGCTCCATCCACGATGATACCTGCCCTCACCTTTGTGGCGGCGACGAGGGGCACGCGCGTACCCGGGAGCTATCTCGAGCGAGGCTCCGCCCCGCGCTTTCTAGCCGTGTCCAACCGCCAGTCGAGCGCCTGTAACGCGCGGCTCACGGGCCACACGCCCTTTATCCCATGCGGGCGCCAACGCGGCAACAGCCCCTAGGAAGCCCTAGCTGGCTCCAAAGCCGCCATCCCCGCTTTGATCTTCGGCAGCAGCTCGGCCTCCACGGCGCGCTTGGCGGTCAGGAGCGCGTTTTTGATCGCCCGCGCGTCCGACGAACCGTGACCGATAAACGCGTACCCGTCGACCCCTAGTAGCGGCTGCGCGCCGTACTCGGCGGGGTCGAGGCGCGCGGCGACGCGGCGGAGCGCCGACCTGACCAGGGCGGCCCCGAGCTTCGTGCCGAACCCACCCCCCGTGAGCGCCTCCCGCACCCACCCGAAGATCACCTTGGCTTCGCCCTCGGCGAGCTTGAGCATCACGTTGCCGGTAAACCCGTCGGCGACCACCACGTCGGTAGTGCCTTTGAGGAGGTCGCGCCCCTCGACGTTGCCGTAAAAGGCGATGCCGGGGGTTTTCTGCAACAGCGCGTGCGCCTCGCGGGTGAGCTCGTTGCCCTTTTCGGGCTCCTCGCCGATCGAGATCAGCCCGACCGAAGGGTTCGGAAGCCCGTAAAAGAGGCGCGCGTACACGCTCCCCATGACCGCGAACTGCTGCAGGTGCGTCGGCCGACAGTCGGCGTTGGCGCCCGCGTCGATCAGGGCGCAAAACCCCTTGGCGGTCGGGATGTTGGCCAAAATCGCGGGGCGCTCGACCCCTTTAAGGCGGCCCAGCACAAAGAGCGCGGCGGCCATCGTGGCACCCGAGTGACCGACCGAGACGCACGCCGAGGCGTCTCCCTCCTTGGTCAGGCGCATCGCTTGCATGATGCTCGAGTCTTTGCGCCGCCGCACCTCGGCGGCGTGGTCCTCCATCCGCACGGTGTCGGGGGCGTGATGCACGGGCAGCTCGCCCCCTTGCGCGCGCAGCTCCTGCCGGATCGCCCCCTCGTCGCCCACGAGCACGACCGACACCCCCTCGCGGGCGGCGGCGAGCGCGCCGGCGACGGCCGCTTGGGGCATGGCGTCCCCCCCCATGGCGTCGAGCGCGACGGTGTAACGCGGGGCTCTGTCGTGAGGTGACGTCGTCGGGGAGGGTGAGGTGTTCATGGTCGTAGTATACGTGCCGCTGCGCGCGCGCGACCGGATAGACCGGCCCCGGTGCCCTCGAGGGTTCTCTTACAAGACGCCGCGCCCTTGTTCAGGCGGTAGACTAGCGGGGTGGACGTACGGGTTTTTGAAGCCCCTGCCGGCGAGCGCCTCGACGTCGCCATCGCAGTGGCGCTCGAGCTCTCGCGCACGTACGCTAAAGACCTCGTGCTCGGCGGCTACGTGCAGTTAGATGGGCAACCGGTCGCCAAAGCTTCGACCAAGCTCTCGGGGCGCGAGCTCGTGTCGGTGGTGCTCCCCCCCCCGCGGCCTTTACGCGTCGAACCCGAAAACACGCCGCTCGACATCATCTACGAGGACGACGACCTCGCGGCCATCGACAAACCCCCCGGGATGACCGCCCACCCGACCGCTACGGTCCGCGAGGGAACGGTGGTCAACGCCCTGCTAGGTCGGATGGCGCTCGCCAAGGAGAAGCTCTTCGACCCCGAGGACGAGGACTACCGCCCCGGCATCGTGCACCGGCTCGACAAGGAGACCTCGGGGGTGATGGTGGTCGCCAAAAACGACGCGGCGCACCGCGAGCTCGCGAGCGCCTTTAAAAAGCGCCTCACCGAAAAGGAGTACATCGCTATCGCCGTCGGCACCCTCGAGGACGACCTCTACATGGACGGCCCCATCGGACGCCACCCCCACCACGGGCGTAAGATGACCGTCGGCGGCAACAACCCGCGGAGCGCCTCGACCTACTTTCGGGTGCTCGCGCGCACCCGCGAAGCGGTCCTGGTGCGCGCCAAACCCCACACCGGGCGCACGCACCAGATCCGCGTGCACCTCGCGCACCTGGGCGCTCCGATCTTGGGCGACAGCGTCTACGGCAAACCCTCGCCGCTTATAGCCCGCCACGCGCTACACGCGCAGCGCCTGAGCCTCCCCCACCCCCGCGACCACCACGCGATCACCTTCTCCGCTCAAGTCCCCTTAGACATGGTGAGCGCCTGGGTTAGCCTGGGTGGCACCTGGCCCCCCGAGGGCGAGCCGCACCTCTAGGCTGGGCGCAGCCGCGGTCACCTGGGGACCGGTGGGCTCTGGGCTCGGCGCTCGCCGTGGTCCACGCACCCCAGCCCCTAGCCACGGCGGGCTCGGCGCGTTGGCTAGGGCCCCCGCAGCGCGCCTCCAGCGCGTCTTTAACGCCCCTGGGCGGAACTGAACGCTCACACCGTAACGTTGAAGTGAATTGCGGCACATTCGGCCGTGGTAAAGTGGGAGGGTGAGGTTGCGGGCCAGCGTTTCGGCGCTGGGAGCGAGCACGCCCCGCACCCTCACACCGGCAGCGGCTCCGCTGCCCGCGCTTCAGGACGCGTTCTGGGGAGACGTGGACCGTGCGCACCCCACCTTGCTTTCGTTGCAACCCACGCCGCCCGCGCTACGCCGCGGCGGCCCACCTTATCACCTCGTGCAGCGCCTCGAGGAGGGCGGCGACACCTTTACGTCCTGCTACTTGCGCACGCAGCACCGACGAGGCCAGTGCGAGGGGACGAGTTACAAAGAGGGGGAACCGGTGAACCGCAGTTCACTTCGCAAAATCGCTGTGATCGGCAACTACCCGCCGCGCCAGTGCGGCATCGCGACCTTTACCGCGGACCTCGTCGGGGCGCTCGGTGAGCTTCACGGCCCCGAGGCGGTCTTCGCCGTGGCGATGAACGATACGCCCGAGGGCTACGCCTACCCGCCCGTCGTGCGCTTCGAGCTGCCGCAGGGCGACCTCAGCCACTACGCGCGCACCGCCGACTTTTTAAACCTGCAAGACGTCGACGTCGTCAACGTGCAGCACGAGTTCGGCATCTTCGGCGGGGAGTCCGGCAGCCACCTCCTCACGCTCCTACGCGACCTCAAAGCGCCCGTTGTCACCACCTTGCACACGGTTTTGGAACACCCCACGCCGCAGCAGCGGCTCGTCATCGAGGAGCTCGCCGCGCTCTCCGAACGCCTCGTGGTGATGAGCGAAAAAGGGCGCGCCTTTTTGGGGAGCGTCTACGGGATCCCCGAAACCCACGTCGACCTCATCCCGCACGGTATCCCCGACGTCCCCTTTACCGACCCGACCTTCTACAAAGACCGTTT
This window contains:
- a CDS encoding mechanosensitive ion channel family protein, with the translated sequence MANLLNSLFQGTAPADEAAPDAPTGAATADPTGGAEGTAAELLEVPLLELNVIAEVQDTTWLTELWTDVQTAPLQFFGNLFVDLGIGLLLFGALWFFIDRWARAARDVIAKRELWDDAQKEAERGRTMVLRRYLITASAVLGALLTLGLFALRHRVPILQTLALAVRDWLLGGGLGRIISVIIVGALIYVLLRLVRKTARALTPISGQRFERQVARAATIRNVVESSARIVLITFFVLFVLAQAGANVSALLTGVGILGLAVSFGAQSLVKDVITGFFILAEDQFGVGDVVTIGNFSGAVESVNLRITTLRSLDGQVHVIPNGQIDKVTVASKDWSRAVVDVEVSYRSDLDRALEVITDEAEKLTEALGWSWRVVGLPEVTGVEALGASGVVIRVLFRTLPKEQWGVSREFRRRIKNRLEREGIEIPYPHVTLYWGEGQKPALGGGPEARAEHAPREREHS
- the plsX gene encoding phosphate acyltransferase PlsX; this encodes MNTSPSPTTSPHDRAPRYTVALDAMGGDAMPQAAVAGALAAAREGVSVVLVGDEGAIRQELRAQGGELPVHHAPDTVRMEDHAAEVRRRKDSSIMQAMRLTKEGDASACVSVGHSGATMAAALFVLGRLKGVERPAILANIPTAKGFCALIDAGANADCRPTHLQQFAVMGSVYARLFYGLPNPSVGLISIGEEPEKGNELTREAHALLQKTPGIAFYGNVEGRDLLKGTTDVVVADGFTGNVMLKLAEGEAKVIFGWVREALTGGGFGTKLGAALVRSALRRVAARLDPAEYGAQPLLGVDGYAFIGHGSSDARAIKNALLTAKRAVEAELLPKIKAGMAALEPARAS
- a CDS encoding RluA family pseudouridine synthase, whose protein sequence is MDVRVFEAPAGERLDVAIAVALELSRTYAKDLVLGGYVQLDGQPVAKASTKLSGRELVSVVLPPPRPLRVEPENTPLDIIYEDDDLAAIDKPPGMTAHPTATVREGTVVNALLGRMALAKEKLFDPEDEDYRPGIVHRLDKETSGVMVVAKNDAAHRELASAFKKRLTEKEYIAIAVGTLEDDLYMDGPIGRHPHHGRKMTVGGNNPRSASTYFRVLARTREAVLVRAKPHTGRTHQIRVHLAHLGAPILGDSVYGKPSPLIARHALHAQRLSLPHPRDHHAITFSAQVPLDMVSAWVSLGGTWPPEGEPHL